One Deltaproteobacteria bacterium DNA segment encodes these proteins:
- a CDS encoding ATP-NAD kinase family protein — MKKLGLIVNPIAGMGGKVGLKGSDGPEILRKAVELGAKPEAPLRAILALERLLPARDRFELLTYPFDMGEEEARACGFEPEVFGTIQKGETTAEDTRRAALEMERLKVDLLLFAGGDGTARDIYSAVRDRIPALGIPTGVKMHSAVYATSPRTAGELARLFIEERTSEIRLVDGEVMDIDEASFRENRVSARLYGYLKVPFKRTMIQSPKAGGCAGGREALDALATEVIREMEEDCLYIIGTGTTTRAVMEKLGLPGTLLGIDAVYNRRLIGSDLNESRILRLMEERRTKIVVGIIGRQGYIFGRGNQQISARIIQKVGRENIIVIATMEKLLTLEGRPLLVDTGDEELDRKLSGYIRVITGIGERAMLKVKA, encoded by the coding sequence ATGAAAAAGCTGGGCCTCATCGTGAATCCCATAGCAGGCATGGGCGGCAAGGTCGGACTCAAGGGAAGCGACGGCCCCGAGATCCTCCGCAAGGCCGTGGAATTGGGCGCGAAACCGGAAGCGCCGCTCCGGGCGATCCTTGCCCTTGAACGCCTGCTGCCCGCCCGGGATCGATTCGAACTCCTGACCTACCCCTTTGACATGGGCGAAGAAGAGGCACGGGCCTGCGGATTCGAGCCCGAGGTCTTCGGGACCATCCAAAAAGGCGAGACAACGGCCGAAGATACACGGAGGGCCGCCCTGGAGATGGAACGACTGAAAGTGGATCTCCTTCTCTTCGCGGGCGGCGACGGAACGGCCCGGGACATTTACAGCGCCGTCAGGGACCGCATTCCTGCCCTGGGAATTCCCACGGGTGTAAAGATGCACAGCGCTGTTTACGCCACCAGCCCTCGAACCGCTGGCGAGCTTGCCAGGCTCTTCATTGAAGAGAGGACTTCCGAGATCCGGCTTGTCGATGGCGAGGTTATGGACATCGACGAAGCATCCTTCCGGGAAAACCGGGTTTCCGCCAGACTTTACGGGTACCTCAAGGTTCCATTCAAACGCACGATGATCCAAAGTCCAAAGGCCGGGGGATGTGCAGGCGGGCGAGAGGCCCTGGATGCCCTTGCCACCGAAGTCATCCGGGAGATGGAGGAGGACTGCCTCTATATAATCGGGACCGGGACAACCACCCGGGCCGTGATGGAGAAACTCGGCCTCCCGGGCACCTTACTGGGAATCGACGCCGTATACAACCGCCGCCTTATAGGCTCCGACCTGAACGAGTCCCGGATCCTCCGGCTCATGGAAGAAAGGCGGACCAAGATCGTTGTGGGCATCATCGGGCGGCAGGGTTATATCTTCGGCAGAGGCAACCAGCAGATCAGCGCCAGGATCATCCAAAAAGTCGGACGGGAAAATATCATCGTGATCGCCACCATGGAAAAGCTCTTGACCCTGGAAGGCAGGCCCCTCCTGGTGGATACGGGTGATGAGGAACTCGACCGAAAATTAAGCGGGTACATCCGGGTCATTACCGGGATCGGAGAGAGAGCCATGCTGAAGGTCAAGGCCTGA